In Caproicibacterium amylolyticum, a genomic segment contains:
- a CDS encoding HlyC/CorC family transporter — MDNVLLAQLFVIILCVILSAFFSAAETAYNTLNRVRIKNMAADGNKRAQLTLHIVENYDNLLSTILIGNNVVNILASSLATVFFTYLLGQDGVTAATVIMTVLVLVFGEITPKGLAKEFPDRYAMSVAPAMRVLILLLSPLNWLFFKWKSLLTHLCKKSGDDSKMTQDELMTIVDEAQNDGGIDERNGDLIRSAIEFNDLDAGDILTPRVDVIAIDREAPLDEITNLFINNGFSRIPVYENSIDNIIGMIHEKDFFRGLHAGMTSISGIIKKIIYVSTGVHISDLLHELQQSQTHMAVVVDEFGGTEGIITMEDIVEELVGEIWDEHDHAIQYFETIDDQRYSVNCSADLDDFFTFFHIDLDAEDFDYVTVGGWVMERLGKIPAIGDSFTYAGYTVTVTKTAARHAVQIVLQSQHSLTGEN; from the coding sequence ATGGACAATGTGCTGCTGGCTCAATTATTTGTCATTATTCTTTGTGTTATCCTTTCTGCATTTTTTTCAGCTGCAGAAACCGCTTATAACACACTGAACCGTGTTCGCATAAAGAATATGGCGGCAGACGGCAACAAGCGCGCGCAGCTTACACTTCATATCGTAGAGAACTATGATAATCTGCTCTCTACTATTTTAATTGGAAACAACGTTGTGAATATTTTAGCCTCCTCACTTGCAACGGTGTTTTTCACATACTTGTTAGGGCAGGATGGTGTTACTGCCGCAACAGTAATCATGACTGTACTGGTTCTGGTTTTCGGCGAAATCACGCCAAAGGGACTTGCAAAAGAATTTCCAGATCGGTATGCCATGTCGGTCGCGCCTGCCATGCGCGTACTGATTCTGCTTTTATCGCCGCTGAACTGGCTGTTTTTCAAATGGAAGTCCCTGCTTACCCACCTGTGCAAAAAAAGCGGAGACGACAGCAAAATGACGCAGGACGAGCTGATGACGATTGTTGACGAAGCGCAGAATGACGGTGGTATTGATGAACGCAATGGTGACCTGATTCGTTCCGCTATTGAATTCAATGATTTGGATGCAGGCGATATTCTGACTCCCCGCGTAGATGTAATTGCCATCGACCGCGAAGCGCCACTCGATGAAATTACAAATCTGTTCATCAACAACGGTTTTTCCCGCATACCAGTTTACGAAAATTCGATTGACAACATTATCGGTATGATTCACGAAAAAGACTTTTTTCGTGGGCTGCATGCCGGCATGACTTCCATTAGCGGAATTATTAAAAAGATTATTTATGTCAGCACCGGCGTACATATCAGCGACCTGCTGCATGAGCTGCAGCAAAGTCAAACTCATATGGCGGTTGTGGTGGATGAATTTGGTGGAACCGAGGGAATCATCACCATGGAAGATATTGTAGAAGAACTGGTTGGTGAAATTTGGGACGAGCATGACCATGCCATTCAGTACTTCGAAACAATCGATGACCAGCGTTATTCCGTAAACTGCAGTGCTGATTTGGATGATTTTTTCACATTCTTTCATATTGATCTTGACGCGGAAGATTTTGACTACGTGACTGTCGGCGGCTGGGTTATGGAACGCCTTGGAAAAATACCTGCCATCGGCGATTCCTTTACGTATGCAGGTTACACAGTTACTGTCACCAAAACAGCCGCCCGTCATGCGGTTCAAATTGTTCTG
- a CDS encoding MerR family transcriptional regulator produces the protein MNELFSIGEISKLFNIDVRLLRHYDKISLLKPESVDEKNGYRYYSTRQFECLNTIRYLRSLNMPLPKIREFFENRDDKKMLEILEEQKHQVEEERKRLDQIERKIENRLLQIEHASQTEFDKIEERTLNDREIAVLKKELSISDDLERPIRELAKRNSLHAVMFLGKVGVSISCFNLQAGNFDKFSAVFVVIEPEDNCGENLSCLPGGNYLTLRFHGTHKDAKASYIRMLQYMKEKGYALTGDPLEFALIDYGLTNDPSKFVTEIQIPYK, from the coding sequence ATGAATGAATTGTTTTCGATAGGAGAAATTTCTAAACTTTTTAATATAGATGTTCGTCTCCTTCGTCATTACGATAAGATATCTTTGCTAAAGCCCGAATCCGTTGACGAAAAAAACGGATATCGCTATTATTCCACCCGTCAATTTGAGTGTCTGAATACAATTCGTTATCTCCGATCATTAAATATGCCTCTGCCTAAAATCCGTGAGTTTTTTGAAAATCGTGATGATAAAAAGATGCTTGAAATTCTTGAGGAGCAAAAGCATCAAGTAGAAGAAGAGCGTAAACGGTTAGATCAAATCGAAAGAAAAATTGAAAACAGGTTACTGCAGATTGAACATGCATCTCAAACTGAATTTGATAAAATAGAAGAGCGTACTCTAAATGATAGAGAAATAGCTGTACTAAAAAAAGAACTCTCAATTTCGGACGACTTGGAACGACCAATCCGTGAATTGGCAAAACGTAATTCTCTCCACGCAGTGATGTTTCTTGGGAAAGTAGGCGTTTCCATATCATGCTTTAATCTTCAAGCAGGTAATTTTGATAAATTTTCTGCTGTTTTTGTTGTTATTGAACCGGAGGACAACTGCGGTGAAAACTTGTCTTGTTTGCCGGGCGGCAATTATTTGACTTTGCGCTTTCATGGTACACATAAAGACGCGAAAGCTTCCTATATCAGAATGCTTCAATATATGAAAGAAAAAGGGTATGCACTAACAGGAGATCCACTTGAATTTGCTTTAATTGATTACGGCCTTACCAACGATCCCTCGAAATTCGTTACCGAGATACAAATTCCATATAAATAA
- a CDS encoding DUF554 domain-containing protein — protein sequence MIGTIVNTLTILIGSIIGGSIKKGIGEKYQSALYNAMGLVACGLGINAIVQNMSKSTFPVLFIISLAIGSLVGSVLDLNGRFERFIKRFSTGTLSQGLSTAILLFCIGTLSILGPMESALHGNQTYLYTNATLDFVTSLVLASTYGIGIAFAAAVLFLWQGSIYLFAGYLSPFLTADLLVEISLIGGFLILSSGLSILKIKDFNALNMVPALFVPIVWFIIKAIL from the coding sequence GTGATAGGTACTATCGTAAATACGCTTACTATTTTAATCGGCAGCATAATAGGAGGCAGCATAAAAAAAGGCATTGGTGAAAAATATCAAAGTGCATTGTATAACGCTATGGGACTTGTTGCATGCGGTCTTGGAATAAACGCAATTGTTCAAAATATGTCTAAAAGTACTTTCCCAGTGTTGTTTATCATCAGTTTAGCAATCGGCAGTTTAGTCGGTTCTGTTTTAGATTTGAATGGCAGATTTGAAAGGTTCATAAAACGTTTCTCTACAGGAACTTTGAGTCAAGGACTCTCCACTGCCATATTGTTGTTTTGTATCGGAACATTATCTATCTTAGGACCTATGGAGAGCGCACTTCATGGCAACCAAACTTATTTGTATACAAACGCGACACTGGATTTCGTTACATCACTGGTTTTAGCGTCTACTTATGGTATCGGAATTGCTTTTGCCGCAGCAGTACTGTTCTTGTGGCAAGGCAGCATTTATCTTTTTGCAGGTTATTTATCACCTTTTCTGACCGCTGATTTACTTGTAGAAATCTCACTGATCGGCGGCTTTTTGATTTTGAGCTCCGGACTTTCCATTTTAAAAATCAAGGATTTCAATGCGCTGAACATGGTGCCTGCATTATTTGTGCCGATTGTGTGGTTTATAATAAAAGCTATATTATAA
- a CDS encoding B3/B4 domain-containing protein, translating to MNFIVEPSVFQTLKGVCFAVVKASGIDNTQKIPEIDMLLQKSIDSCEVCFENKSVKQSEEIACYRDAFRAMNINPNKYMCSIEALLTRISKKKGLPSINPIVDLGNAISLKYKVPIGAHDLNSSEEDFYVRNTQTGDFFIPFGQTESESLEIGEIVYATGHSVRTRRWIWRQSEQGKIIDSTNSVLFPIDGFEYFNKKHLLSAQEELATLLRQYFNCNVQVGWVNSENNTFTIHS from the coding sequence TTGAATTTTATTGTTGAACCATCGGTTTTTCAAACATTGAAAGGTGTTTGTTTTGCAGTCGTTAAGGCATCAGGTATTGATAATACACAGAAGATACCTGAAATTGATATGCTGCTGCAAAAAAGCATTGATTCTTGCGAAGTTTGTTTTGAAAATAAATCAGTAAAGCAAAGTGAAGAAATAGCCTGTTATCGGGATGCCTTTCGAGCGATGAATATAAACCCAAATAAATATATGTGTTCTATAGAGGCTTTGCTGACTCGAATATCCAAGAAAAAAGGACTACCTTCTATAAATCCAATTGTTGATTTGGGAAACGCTATTTCATTAAAATACAAAGTTCCTATAGGTGCTCATGATCTTAACAGCTCTGAAGAAGATTTTTATGTGCGTAATACGCAGACAGGGGACTTCTTTATCCCGTTCGGCCAAACCGAAAGCGAGTCGCTTGAAATTGGGGAAATCGTATATGCAACAGGACATTCTGTCCGCACTCGCCGATGGATTTGGCGGCAGAGTGAGCAGGGTAAAATTATTGACAGTACCAACAGCGTCCTTTTCCCAATTGATGGATTCGAATATTTCAATAAAAAACATCTTTTATCGGCGCAAGAAGAATTGGCAACTTTACTTCGACAATATTTCAATTGCAACGTTCAAGTAGGCTGGGTCAATTCTGAAAATAATACATTTACAATTCATTCTTGA
- a CDS encoding Fur family transcriptional regulator, with protein MEKKQNFSRKRKAILEVLRGTKSHPTADWVYQQLKPSFPDLSLGTVYRNLSRFKEDGTVVSVGVVEGQERYDADVTPHSHFVCTVCGTVLDVEDEFVDPESDSEVSRILGVRVLSHQVVFRGFCGDCLAKLKAEKGK; from the coding sequence ATGGAGAAAAAACAAAATTTCAGTCGAAAGCGCAAAGCTATCCTTGAAGTCCTGCGGGGAACAAAGTCACACCCCACAGCAGATTGGGTTTATCAGCAGCTAAAACCTTCTTTTCCTGACTTGAGTCTAGGCACTGTTTACCGGAATCTTAGCCGATTTAAAGAAGACGGCACTGTGGTCAGCGTTGGTGTGGTAGAAGGGCAGGAACGCTATGATGCCGATGTTACACCGCACTCACACTTTGTCTGTACTGTCTGTGGCACGGTTTTGGATGTAGAAGACGAATTTGTTGATCCGGAGTCGGACAGCGAAGTTTCCCGTATCCTCGGAGTTCGTGTTCTCAGCCATCAGGTTGTGTTTCGCGGATTCTGTGGTGACTGCCTGGCAAAATTAAAGGCAGAAAAGGGTAAATGA
- a CDS encoding NADH peroxidase, protein MKKWVCSVCGYVYEGDTPPEFCPQCHAPASKFKEQVENVGFACEHEVGVAQGCDPEVYQGLKDNFTGECTEVGMYLAMSRQAERDGYPEIAEAYKRYAFEEAEHASKFAEMLGEVLTKSTKKNLQLRAAAEAGACEGKLALAKKAKALNYDAIHDTVHEMAKDEARHGAGFQGLLKRYFGE, encoded by the coding sequence ATGAAAAAGTGGGTTTGCTCAGTATGTGGATATGTTTACGAAGGAGATACACCGCCGGAATTCTGCCCGCAGTGCCATGCACCGGCTTCCAAGTTTAAGGAGCAGGTTGAAAATGTTGGTTTTGCCTGTGAACATGAGGTGGGTGTGGCACAGGGTTGCGACCCCGAAGTGTATCAGGGCCTGAAAGACAACTTCACTGGCGAGTGCACCGAAGTCGGTATGTACCTTGCAATGAGCCGTCAGGCAGAACGCGACGGTTATCCGGAAATTGCAGAAGCTTACAAGCGTTATGCATTCGAAGAGGCAGAGCACGCTTCCAAGTTTGCGGAGATGCTTGGTGAAGTGTTAACCAAGAGTACGAAGAAAAATCTACAGCTGCGTGCTGCTGCAGAAGCAGGTGCCTGCGAGGGCAAACTGGCTTTGGCAAAGAAAGCCAAGGCTCTGAACTACGACGCAATCCACGATACTGTACATGAGATGGCAAAAGATGAAGCTCGCCATGGTGCTGGGTTTCAGGGCCTGCTCAAGCGTTATTTCGGTGAATAA
- a CDS encoding aminoacetone oxidase family FAD-binding enzyme — MPKIYTLAVIGGGASGLLGAVRAAELLGGANVILLEAAPRVGKKLLATGNGRCNLTNMHADVSHYHGDTKYAEGILKAFPPKRILAYFQQLGLLCREQSEGRVYPYSMQAATVLNILRAQLERHEVTEQCGFAVRTVRRTSNGYTILSQDGTTVCARFLLLASGGMAQAGAESGYPLLRQLKHSITPLKPALVPIAVKEVKRVRALKGVRAQAAVSLQRGSKILRQTCGEVQFTEHGLSGICIFELSRDALPGDTVSIDLVPDYTLSELQKITGGRLDGVLHKALVQACPFAQCKDFCFTVEHTEDFKHAQVTAGGVPLSQLDETCQSLRSPGAWIVGEILNVDGDCGGFNLHWAWSTALCAVQSVCEEAHK, encoded by the coding sequence ATGCCAAAAATTTATACACTTGCTGTGATTGGCGGCGGTGCGTCTGGTCTGTTGGGTGCAGTTCGCGCAGCCGAACTGCTTGGCGGTGCCAATGTAATCCTGCTGGAAGCAGCGCCGCGGGTCGGGAAAAAACTGCTTGCAACAGGAAACGGACGCTGTAATCTGACCAACATGCACGCTGACGTTTCGCACTATCACGGTGACACAAAATATGCGGAAGGTATCCTGAAAGCGTTTCCGCCAAAAAGGATACTGGCCTATTTCCAGCAGTTGGGTTTGCTTTGCCGTGAACAGTCGGAAGGCAGGGTGTATCCTTACAGTATGCAGGCCGCAACCGTGCTGAATATTCTGCGTGCGCAGCTGGAGCGGCATGAAGTAACCGAACAGTGCGGTTTTGCTGTGCGTACTGTAAGGCGTACCTCCAATGGCTATACGATTCTTTCGCAGGATGGAACAACTGTGTGTGCCAGATTCCTGCTGTTGGCTTCCGGAGGAATGGCGCAGGCGGGGGCGGAGAGCGGCTATCCGCTGCTGCGGCAGCTAAAACACAGTATTACACCGCTGAAACCGGCGCTGGTACCGATTGCTGTAAAAGAGGTGAAGCGCGTTCGTGCTCTGAAAGGGGTGCGTGCGCAGGCCGCGGTTTCTCTGCAGCGAGGAAGCAAAATTCTGCGGCAGACTTGCGGTGAGGTGCAGTTTACCGAACACGGTCTTTCCGGTATCTGCATTTTTGAACTCTCCAGAGATGCGTTGCCGGGCGATACGGTTTCGATTGACCTTGTGCCGGATTATACGCTTTCGGAGCTGCAAAAGATTACCGGCGGCAGACTGGACGGCGTTCTGCACAAAGCATTGGTACAGGCATGCCCGTTTGCGCAGTGCAAAGACTTCTGCTTTACAGTAGAACATACGGAAGATTTTAAGCATGCACAGGTTACAGCGGGCGGTGTACCGCTTTCACAGTTGGATGAGACCTGCCAGAGCCTGCGTTCACCGGGAGCATGGATTGTAGGAGAAATCCTGAATGTTGACGGTGACTGCGGCGGCTTTAATCTGCATTGGGCGTGGAGTACTGCTCTGTGCGCAGTGCAGTCTGTTTGTGAGGAGGCACACAAATAA
- a CDS encoding NAD(P)/FAD-dependent oxidoreductase: MVYHVSEIALGLNSDEQELTAHAAKRLHVKEQDIVSCRLYRRSVDARRKENVHFTCTAEVTLRPGIQIRRSVLQKDRKIQETQIYQYQLPQSRPLAVRPVVAGFGPAGLFAALILAQAGQKPIVLERGASVEERQKNVQQFWESGVLDPTSNVQFGEGGAGTFSDGKLTTGTKDPRIRHVLESFVQAGAPECILWEAKPHIGTDKLPSVVKTLREKIIALGGEVRFHSTLSNLSLQNGVLRSVTVSQQDGNQYELPCRHLILAVGHSARDTFDMLLKNQLTLQQKPFAVGVRIEHLQTQIDKAQYGAAAGDPALGASNYKLAVHLQNGRGVYTFCMCPGGTVVAAASEDKRVVTNGMSVFARDGENANAALLVGLTPEDFGSSSPLAGIELQRTLESRAFEAGGGSYLAPVQRLGDFLEGRASIAFGRVKPTYSRGVTGTDLHRCLPHFLTESLEQGVRQMAGRLQGFDDPDALLTAVESRSSSSVRIVRTENLTAIHAEGLYPCGEGAGYAGGIVSAAVDGIRCAEAILQTTTKSEVD, encoded by the coding sequence ATGGTCTATCATGTATCGGAAATTGCACTTGGGCTGAACAGTGACGAACAGGAATTGACTGCACACGCAGCAAAACGTCTGCATGTTAAGGAACAAGATATTGTTTCCTGCAGGCTGTATCGCCGTTCAGTGGACGCACGCCGAAAAGAGAATGTTCACTTTACCTGCACAGCAGAAGTAACGTTGCGGCCAGGCATACAGATTCGCAGAAGTGTTCTTCAAAAAGACCGCAAAATCCAGGAAACACAAATCTATCAATATCAGCTGCCGCAGAGCCGACCACTGGCAGTTCGCCCGGTAGTAGCGGGCTTTGGCCCGGCCGGCCTTTTTGCGGCGCTGATTCTTGCGCAGGCGGGCCAAAAGCCAATCGTGTTGGAACGTGGTGCTTCTGTGGAGGAACGACAGAAGAATGTTCAGCAGTTCTGGGAAAGTGGTGTTTTAGATCCGACATCCAATGTTCAGTTTGGGGAGGGAGGTGCCGGTACCTTTTCTGACGGAAAGCTGACGACCGGTACAAAGGATCCGCGCATCCGTCATGTGCTGGAATCTTTTGTGCAGGCAGGTGCGCCGGAGTGCATTCTCTGGGAAGCAAAACCGCATATCGGTACGGACAAGCTGCCAAGCGTAGTAAAAACACTGCGCGAAAAAATTATTGCACTTGGTGGGGAAGTCCGCTTTCATTCAACTTTGAGCAATCTTTCTCTTCAAAATGGTGTATTGCGGTCTGTTACAGTCAGCCAGCAGGATGGCAATCAGTACGAACTGCCATGCCGGCACCTGATTTTGGCAGTTGGCCACAGCGCACGCGATACATTTGACATGCTGCTGAAAAATCAGTTGACCTTGCAGCAGAAACCCTTTGCGGTCGGTGTGCGTATTGAACACCTGCAGACCCAAATCGACAAGGCACAGTATGGAGCCGCCGCAGGTGATCCGGCGCTTGGCGCTTCTAACTATAAGCTTGCAGTGCATCTGCAGAACGGCAGGGGGGTGTATACATTCTGTATGTGCCCAGGCGGTACGGTTGTAGCTGCTGCGAGTGAAGACAAACGTGTTGTTACAAATGGCATGAGTGTTTTTGCACGTGATGGGGAAAACGCAAATGCGGCGCTTTTGGTGGGACTAACGCCGGAAGACTTTGGCAGCAGCAGTCCCCTTGCCGGTATTGAACTGCAGCGTACACTGGAAAGTCGCGCTTTTGAAGCAGGCGGCGGCAGTTATCTTGCGCCTGTACAGCGCTTGGGCGACTTTTTGGAGGGACGGGCAAGCATTGCCTTTGGACGAGTAAAACCTACGTACAGCCGTGGCGTGACGGGTACAGACCTGCATCGATGCCTGCCGCATTTTCTGACGGAATCGCTGGAGCAAGGGGTTCGCCAAATGGCTGGACGGCTGCAGGGGTTTGATGATCCGGATGCACTGCTGACGGCGGTGGAGAGCCGTTCTTCTTCGTCGGTGCGGATTGTGCGTACGGAAAACCTGACCGCAATTCATGCGGAAGGGCTTTATCCCTGCGGAGAGGGAGCGGGCTATGCAGGCGGGATCGTTTCTGCTGCGGTGGATGGTATTCGCTGCGCAGAGGCGATTTTACAGACTACAACGAAATCAGAAGTCGACTGA